A DNA window from Turicibacter sp. TJ11 contains the following coding sequences:
- a CDS encoding 4Fe-4S dicluster domain-containing protein, translating into MKRIKIDRSKCISCLTCVTACIVSHESCDSRNRVVVDSKGKNSPIFCRHCDLPECVYTCMTGAMSKDKETGYVKYDGTRCASCYMCIMACPYGVLKADRLKQKYIMKCDMCTSHDLKTPQCVANCPMEAITLEEVK; encoded by the coding sequence ATGAAACGTATTAAGATTGATAGAAGTAAATGTATTAGTTGTTTAACTTGCGTCACAGCTTGTATTGTCTCACATGAAAGCTGTGATTCAAGAAACCGTGTCGTAGTAGATAGTAAAGGAAAAAATTCACCGATCTTTTGTCGTCATTGCGATTTACCAGAATGTGTTTACACTTGTATGACAGGAGCTATGTCTAAAGATAAAGAAACAGGTTATGTCAAATACGATGGAACACGATGTGCAAGTTGTTACATGTGCATCATGGCTTGTCCATACGGTGTATTAAAAGCCGATCGTTTAAAACAAAAATATATTATGAAATGTGACATGTGTACATCACATGATTTAAAAACGCCACAATGTGTAGCTAACTGTCCAATGGAAGCTATTACACTTGAGGAGGTAAAATAA